Proteins from one Muntiacus reevesi chromosome X, mMunRee1.1, whole genome shotgun sequence genomic window:
- the LOC136154243 gene encoding melanoma-associated antigen B2-like: MPRGKKSKNRAREKRRQTRAETQGLHDQATTSGGEETASPSPPDAESAPSSSSAAGTPKGPQGAQGTTSAAAGAIRKRSGVGGKARSRSGVGAKGQVQEGENSSQASAAESARTDLLTRKAEMLVQYMLYKYKVRELIKRFEMLKVINKRYREQFPEILSRASERMELVFGLVLKEVRPNSHSYTLVSNLDLGDSESMRGDWGLPKNGLLMPLLGVIYLNGNHAPEEKIWKFLNMLGIYDGRNHFIFGEPRKLITEDLVREEFLEYRQVPGSDPPRYEFLWGPKVLAESSKTKVLEFLAKVSSSAQTALPPNYEKAWREEVESTSARAAVSAGSSASPSAGPSASTGPGTTASATAGPSSSATAHPRAASSRSSHP, encoded by the exons ATGCCCCGTGGGAAGAAGAGTAAGAACCGTGCTCGTGAGAAACGTCGCCAGACCCGAGCTGAGACCCAGGGTCTTCATGATCAGGCCACCACATCTGGGGGAGAGGAGaccgcctccccctcccctcctgatGCAGAGAGTGCTCCCTCAAGCTCGTCTGCTGCTGGCACCCCCAAGGGGCCTCAGGGAGCCCAAGGCACCACCAGTGCTGCTGCAGGTGCTATACGCAAAAGATCTGGTGTCG GTGGCAAAGCACGCTCAAGATCTGGTGTAGGTGCCAAGGGCCAAGTTCAGGAAGGTGAAAATTCCTCCCAGGCCTCAGCTGCTGAGAGTGCTCGCACAGATCTTCTGACCAGAAAGGCAGAGATGTTGGTGCAGTACATGCTGTATAAATATAAAGTGAGAGAGCTCATTAAGAGGTTTGAAATGCTGAAGGTAATCAATAAAAGGTACAGGGAGCAATTCCCTGAGATCCTCAGCAGGGCCTCTGAGCGCATGGAGCTGGTGTTTGGCCTGGTGCTGAAGGAAGTCAGGCCCAACAGTCACTCCTATACCCTGGTGAGCAACCTAGATCTCGGCGACAGTGAGTCTATGAGAGGTGACTGGGGGCTGCCGAAGAATGGTCTTCTGATGCCTCTGCTAGGTGTCATCTACCTGAATGGCAACCATGCCCCTGAAGAgaagatctggaagttcctgAATATGCTGGGCATCTATGATGGAAGAAATCACTTCATCTTTGGAGAGCCCAGGAAGCTCATCACAGAAGATCTGGTGCGAGAAGAGTTCCTGGAGTACCGCCAGGTGCCCGGCAGCGATCCCCctcgctatgagttcctgtggggtcctaAAGTGCTCGCAGAATCCAGCAAGaccaaagtcctggagtttttGGCCAAGGTCAGCAGTTCTGCCCAAACTGCCCTCCCGCCGAATTATGAGAAGGCTTGGAGAGAGGAAGTAGAGAGCACCAGCGCCAGAGCTGCAGTCAGTGCTGGCTCTTCTGCCTCACCCAGTGCTGGCCCTTCTGCCTCAACCGGGCCTGGCACTACTGCCTCGGCCACTGCTGGCCCTTCTTCTTCAGCTACTGCGCACCCCAGGGCCGCATCCAGCCGCTCATCTCACCCCTAG